In Meleagris gallopavo isolate NT-WF06-2002-E0010 breed Aviagen turkey brand Nicholas breeding stock chromosome 2, Turkey_5.1, whole genome shotgun sequence, the following are encoded in one genomic region:
- the LOC104909219 gene encoding two pore calcium channel protein 2-like codes for MNTLINIVPTMLTFGGLTLVVYCIFAIIGMELFHGKIQFFPANSNAPYALECGNPALKDSLFARGKYCKNNFNNFASSFIVLMELTVVNQWHVFANGFANVTAQPAKLYFIAFHIVMVIIIVNIFVSFILEAFFVEYSLEKSEVETAIEQKIQELGMGVQEEALQGEQLLDNMESADNDLEGEGGTKAQPKGLVFKIASKRYRTVDALLQRMFEAEIPLEDEGPSFEEILNLSPATAVPGDLTSERAV; via the exons ATGAACACACTGATAAACATCGTGCCAACCATGCTGACATTTGGAGGGCTGACTCTG GTTGTGTACTGTATATTTGCTATCATTGGTATGGAGTTATTCCATGGGAAAATCCAGTTCTTCCCAGCAAACTCAAATGCTCCTTATGCCTTGGAATGTGGAAACCCAGCTCTGAAGGATTCTTTGTTTGCCCGTGGAAAATACTGCAAGAACAACTTCAACAACTTTGCGTCTTCCTTCATTGTTCTGATGGAGCTTACTGTAGTCAACCAGTGGCACG TCTTTGCCAACGGATTTGCCAACGTGACTGCTCAGCCTGCAAAGCTTTATTTCATCGCCTTCCACATTGTGATGGTTATAATTATTGTCAA catCTTTGTGTCATTCATCTTGGAAGCTTTCTTTGTGGAGTACTCCCTAGAGAAGAGTGAAGTGGAGACGGCCATTGAGCAGAAAATCCAGGAGCTGGGAATGGGAGTTCAAGA GGAGGCACTCCAGGGTGAACAACTCCTTGATAACATGGAGAGTGCTGACAATGACCTTGAGGGGGAAGGTGGAACAAAGGCACAGCCTAAAGGGCTGGTGTTTAAAATTGCCTCCAAAC GGTACAGGACAGTTGATGCCCTGCTTCAGCGTATGTTTGAGGCAGAGATACCTCTTGAAGATGAAGGCCCTTCTTTTGAAGAGATCTTAAACTTGTCCCCTGCCACTGCTGTACCTGGTGATCTTACTTCTGAAAGGGCTGTGTAA